Proteins from one Silurus meridionalis isolate SWU-2019-XX chromosome 3, ASM1480568v1, whole genome shotgun sequence genomic window:
- the galnt3 gene encoding polypeptide N-acetylgalactosaminyltransferase 3 — protein sequence MQHSRSTHTHTTIHFHHRRMTLIRRLLRRRLHPWKVAIVALVFVTFLFLMQREVVSQSPQEEPWLKGIVEKRDTMLGMVMGAMNNFRDSMPKMQIRAPVRQQESRSSQPCLPGYYTAAELRPVLERPPQNPSAPGASGKPFHTENLGPAEQKEKEKGEEKHCFNLYASDRISLSRDLGPDTRPPECIEQTFRRCPHLPTTSVIIVFHNEAWSTLLRTVYSVLHTSPVLLLKEIILVDDASADERLKEELDEYLKQLHIVRVVRQLERKGLITARLLGASVATGDTLTFLDAHCECFNGWLEPLLARIAENYTAVVSPDITTIDLNTFEFMKPSPYGQNHNRGNFDWALSFGWETLPDHEKKRRKDETYPIKTPAFAGGLFSISKDYFYHIGSYDEEMEIWGGENIEMSFRVWQCGGQLEIIPCSIVGHVFRTKSPHTFPKGTQVIARNQVRLAEVWMDDYKEIFYRRNQQAAQMSKERSFGDVSKRLELRERLQCKSFSWYLKNVYPEVFMPDLNPLQFGAIKNIGKDMCLDAGENNEGGKALIMYPCHGLGGNQYFEFSTHHEIRHNIQKELCLHATDGLVKLQDCQYKGHNTLTGHEQKWELQENQLFYNRGRKLCLSARFENPSMVPCNPADRFQLWTFT from the exons ATGCAACACTCtagaagtacacacacacacaccactattcATTTCCACCACAGAAGAATGACTTTGATCCGCAGACTGCTACGCAGGCGTTTGCATCCATGGAAGGTTGCCATTGTGGCGCTAGTGTTCGTCACATTTTTGTTTCTGATGCAAAGAGAGGTGGTCAGTCAGAGCCCGCAGGAGGAGCCCTGGCTAAAAGGGATTGTAGAGAAACGGGACACCATGCTGGGCATGGTAATGGGGGCCATGAATAACTTTAGAGACTCCATGCCAAAGATGCAGATCCGAGCCCCAGTGAGGCAGCAGGAAAGCAGGAGCAGCCAGCCCTGTCTTCCTGGTTACTACACAGCTGCAGAGCTGAGGCCTGTCCTGGAAAGGCCGCCACAGAATCCCAGTGCCCCGGGCGCCTCAGGGAAACCCTTCCATACGGAGAACCTTGGGCCAGCTgagcagaaggagaaggagaaaggcGAGGAGAAACACTGCTTCAACCTGTACGCTAGTGATCGTATCTCCCTCAGCCGAGACCTCGGTCCTGATACAAGGCCACCAGA ATGCATAGAGCAGACATTTAGGCGCTGCCCACACTTGCCGACCACGAGCGTGATCATTGTGTTCCATAACGAGGCGTGGAGCACATTGCTGCGGACTGTCTACAGTGTGCTCCACACCTCTCCTGTCCTTCTTCTCAAAGAGATCATCCTTGTTGATGACGCCAGCGCAGACG AGCGGCTGAAGGAAGAGTTGGATGAGTATCTGAAACAACTGCACATTGTTCGTGTGGTGCGACAGCTTGAGAGGAAAGGACTCATCACTGCACGACTGCTGGGAGCCTCAGTAGCCACTGGAGACACCCTCACATTCTTGGATGCACACT GTGAATGTTTTAATGGCTGGCTCGAGCCTCTGCTAGCCCGGATAGCAGAGAACTACACTGCAGTGGTGAGTCCGGACATCACCACTATCGACCTGAACACTTTTGAGTTCATGAAGCCTTCTCCATATGGGCAGAACCACAATCGGGGAAACTTTGACTGGGCCCTGTCCTTCGGCTGGGAGACTTTGCCTGATCACGAAAAAAAACGGCGCAAAGATGAGACCTACCCCATAAA aACACCAGCATTTGCCGGAGGACTTTTTTCCATCTCCAAAGATTATTTCTATCACATTGGGAGCTATGATGAGGAGATGGAGATCTGGGGAGGAGAGAATATAGAAATGTCGTTCAGG GTGTGGCAGTGTGGAGGTCAGTTGGAGATCATCCCCTGTTCTATTGTGGGCCACGTTTTCCGCACCAAAAGCCCTCATACCTTTCCCAAAGGCACGCAAGTTATCGCCCGTAATCAAGTGAGGCTGGCTGAGGTCTGGATGGACGACTACAAGGAGATCTTCTACCGCAGGAACCAGCAGGCGGCACAGATGTCTAAAGAG AGGTCCTTTGGAGATGTCTCCAAACGCTTGGAGCTCCGTGAGAGACTACAGTGTAAGAGCTTTTCCTGGTATTTAAAGAACGTGTACCCAGAGGTCTTTATGCCTGATCTCAACCCACTGCAGTTTGGTgcg ATAAAAAATATAGGGAAAGACATGTGTCTGGATGCAGGCGAGAACAATGAGGGAGGCAAGGCACTCATTATGTACCCATGCCATGGCCTGGGAGGCAACCAG TACTTTGAATTTTCAACGCACCATGAAATACGACATAACATTCAGAAGGAGCTTTGCCTACATGCCACAGATGGGCTGGTGAAACTTCAGGATTGTCAGTATAAAGGCCACAACACCTTGACTGGACATGAACAGAAATGGGAGCTGCAGGAG AATCAGCTGTTTTATAACCGCGGGCGGAAGCTGTGCCTGAGCGCTCGCTTTGAAAACCCCTCTATGGTCCCCTGCAACCCAGCGGACAGATTCCAGCTTTGGACTTTCACCTGA
- the ttc21b gene encoding tetratricopeptide repeat protein 21B: MTEVEDEEITQALIIYYCQEKYSNHVLKVSSEAQGQFSSNSIYTFFHAYGLLMQDQVQEAIQELEQLKDKRDVSLCALMALVYAQKKRPNPDKDTIQELDVKVKENRKSAGPKALYHAGMFLWLLGRNDKAREYVDRMIKISNGSTEGLILKGWVDLTSGKDGYTKKSGKYFDEALKEKINIFALMGKVQYNEVRQNYSGALETVNQVIVSYPSFTPALVKKMKLLLNLQDWEQTLDAAQRLLQKDRSNLEGLRMLALYSLCREGDIEESVKQLLTLISNLDSQEPNNPELLYRMSLAFTRGCGRAEKVLQHTHALVERAFSLVSGDAELATELGYLLVLQGRVREAIKWYKTAMKLDESSVSALIGIIHCQLKEGHLQDAEQQLEFLTEIQQSIGKSAELQYLRVVLAIGKRKSQDEVTNLLNATVDMHFSTLQGLPLSVEYYEKLNPDFLLEIAKEYLVLCPAKPPAQGQAPAPQLQHCAAVLDTVIKIVPGLLHAVFLMAKVRFLSGNIEAAQSSLQHCLEQKPSFADAHLLMAQIHLLQGNFKLSSQSLELCLSHNFEVREHPLYHLIKAQTQRKMGELQEAIQTLQLAMSLPGVKRLGSSAKTKARRVELSTADCVSVYLELAEALWLNGEQHEAAKVMQDAINDFTGTLEELRVSIANADLALLRGDTELALSMLRNITQEQPYFVQATEKMADIYLNHRKEKRQYVSCYRDLVEKMPSSHTYLLLGDAYMNIQEPELAIEVYEQALKRSPKDGAVATKIGKALVKTHNYVKAINYYEAALKNGQQRFLRYDLAELLMKLRQYERCENVLYEALSHDPVNELPLLAADCRYLVLLAKIQSKVNKNDEALLSLHRARDVQAKVLKRVQLEQPDAVPMQKQLASEICAEIAKHCSHQRGYERAVKFYKEALVYCESDSKVMLELAQLYLTLDDVEACQQQCGVILKNDPVNEAATLMMADLMFRKQDYEQAVFHFQQLLERKPDNYPTLSRLIDLLRRAGKLEEIPRFLDMAEKHSPRAKFDPGYNYCRGLYLWYTGEPNEGLRHFNKARKDNDWGQNAVYNMIEICLNPDNETMGGEVFENLDGDMGNSTEKQESEQLAVRTAEKLLKELKPQTSQGHTQLRILEHYCYLATKQKTNVEKALGVFIEIANTEKDHVPALLAMATAYMILKQTPRARNQLKRIAKMNWNIVDADEFEKSWLLLADIYIQSGKYDMAVELLKRCLRHNKSCCKAYEYMGYIMEKEQSFRDAAMNYELAWKYGNQTNPTIGYKLAFNYLKAKRHVDAIDVCHKVLDAHPNYPRIRKDILDKARAALRS, from the exons atgACTGAGGTCGAGGACGAGGAAATAACGCAG GCCCTGATTATTTACTACTGCCAGGAGAAATATTCCAATCATGTGTTGAAAGTTTCCAGTGAAGCCCAGGGACAGTTCAGCAGTAACTCCATCTACACGTTCTTCCACGCTTATGGACTTCTCATGCAAG ATCAAGTGCAAGAGGCCATTCAAGAGCTGGAACAGCTGAAGGATAAGAGAGATGTATCATTGTGTGCACTGATGGCTCTTGTCTATGCCCAGAAAAAAAGACCTAACCCAG ACAAAGACACCATCCAAGAGCTTGATGTGAAGGTTAAGGAGAATCGTAAGAGTGCCGGGCCCAAAGCGCTGTACCATGCTGGGATGTTTCTCTGGCTCCTGGGCCGGAACGACAAGGCCAGAGAATATGTGGATAGGATGATCAAAATCTCCAATGGCTCCACAGAG GGGTTGATACTTAAAGGCTGGGTAGACCTGACATCTGGTAAAGACGGCTACACCAAGAAATCTGGGAAATACTTTGATGAAGCGCTGAAAGAGAAAATCAATATTTTTGCTCTGATGGGAAAG GTGCAGTATAATGAGGTACGCCAGAATTACTCTGGTGCCTTAGAGACGGTTAACCAGGTCATTGTCAGCTACCCATCATTCACACCTGCTCTAGTGAAGAAGATGAAGCTTCTGTTGAACCTGCAGGACTGGGAACAGACTTTGGATGCTGCTCAGAG ACTTCTTCAGAAAGACAGAAGCAACCTGGAGGGATTGCGAATGCTTGCACTGTACTCGCTCTGCAGAGAAGGAGACATCGAGGAG TCAGTGAAGCAGTTGTTGACCCTTATCAGCAACCTGGACTCTCAAGAGCCTAATAACCCAGAGCTTCTTTACCGAATGTCTTTAGCTTTCACTCGAGGG TGTGGAAGAGCAGAGAAGGTTCTACAGCACACACATGCTCTAGTTGAGAGAGCATTCTCCCTGGTGTCGGGTGATGCAGAACTGGCCACTGAACTAGGTTACCTGTTGGTCCTTCAGGGCAGAGTCAGGGAAGCCATAAAGTGGTACAAAACTGCCATGAAGTTGGATGAGAGCAGTGTCTCTGCTCTGATAG GTATTATTCACTGCCAATTGAAGGAGGGTCACCTGCAGGATGCTGAGCAGCAGCTCGAGTTTCTTACTGAAATTCAGCAGTCCATTGGCAAATCAGCG GAGCTGCAGTATTTGCGGGTGGTCCTGGCCATTGGGAAACGGAAGTCTCAGGATGAGGTGACCAACCTGCTGAATGCCACTGTGGACATGCACTTCTCCACTCTCCAGGGCCTGCCACTCAGTGTCGAATACTATGAGAAACTAAACCCAGACTTCCTGCTAGAGATCGCAAAGGAGTACCTGGTGCTCTGTCCTGCCAAG CCTCCAGCCCAGGGCCAGGCTCCTGCTCCTCAGCTACAGCATTGTGCAGCTGTGTTGGACACAGTGATCAAGATTGTCCCTGGACTCCTCCATGCAGTGTTCCTGATGGCAAAAGTCAGGTTTCTGTCAG GGAACATAGAGGCAGCACAGAGCAGTCTGCAACATTGTTTGGAACAGAAGCCCTCTTTTGCAGATGCCCACCTTCTCATGGCACAAATCCATCTCCTCCAGGGCAACTTCAAACTTTCTTCTCAGTCGTTAGAGCTCTGTCTCAGCCATAACTTTGAG gtaAGGGAGCACCCTCTGTATCATCTGATAAAAGctcaaacacaaagaaaaatggGTGAGCTGCAGGAGGCCATTCAGACACTTCAATTGGCAATGAGTTTGCCAGGAGTGAAAAGACTAGGCTCCTCTGCCAAAACCAAAGCCAGGAGAGTTGAACTCAGCACAGCAGactgtgtttctgtgtatcTGGAGTTGGCAGAAGCACTCTGGCTCAATGGAGAACAG CACGAGGCAGCTAAAGTGATGCAAGATGCCATAAATGATTTTACGGGAACTCTCGAGGAACTGCGCGTCTCCATAGCTAACGCCGACCTAGCCTTGCTGCGGGGGGACACGGAGCTCGCACTGAGCATGCTTAGAAACATTACACAAGAGCAGCCCTACTTTGTGCAGGCCACAGAGAAAATGGCTGACATCTACCTGAACcacaggaaagagaaaaggcaGTATGTTAGCTGCTATAG GGATTTGGTGGAAAAGATGCCCAGCTCTCATACATACTTGCTATTAGGTGATGCCTATATGAACATCCAAGAG CCTGAGCTGGCTATTGAGGTTTATGAACAGGCTTTAAAGAGAAGCCCTAAAGATGGTGCTGTGGCTACCAAGATTGGGAAAGCACTTGTCAAGACCCATAACTATGTTAAG GCCATAAACTATTACGAGGCTGCTCTTAAGAATGGTCAGCAACGCTTCTTGCGCTATGATCTGGCTGAACTGCTCATGAAGCTAAGACAGTATGAACGCTGTGAGAACGTTCTTTACGAGGCTCTCTCGCACGACCCTG tgaatgAACTGCCTTTGCTGGCAGCGGACTGCCGTTACCTCGTACTGCTGGCCAAGATTCAGAGCAAAGTCAATAAAAATGACGAGGCTTTGCTTTCGCTACATCGT GCGAGAGATGTGCAGGCGAAGGTGCTAAAGCGTGTTCAATTAGAGCAGCCCGACGCAGTGCCCATGCAGAAGCAGCTCGCCTCTGAGATCTGTGCCGAAATTGCCAAGCACTGCAGCCACCAGCGTGGCTATGAGAGAGCCGTCAAGTTCTACAAAGAAGCGCTTGTGTACTGTGAGAGTGACAGCAAG GTGATGTTGGAGCTAGCCCAGTTGTATTTAACTCTAGATGATGTCGAGGCTTGCCAACAGCAGTGTGGTGTCATCCTGAAGAATGACCCAGTCAACGAAGCAGCAACGCTT ATGATGGCTGATCTGATGTTCAGGAAACAGGACTACGAGCAGGCAGTTTTCCACTTCCAGCAGCTGCTGGAGAGGAAACCAG ATAACTATCCAACACTGTCCCGGCTGATTGACCTGCTGCGCAGAGCTGGCAAACTGGAAGAGATTCCCAGGTTTCTGGACATGGCTGAAAAACATTCGCCGAGGGCCAAGTTTGATCCTGGGTACAACTACTGCAGAGGCCTTTACTTGTG GTACACTGGGGAACCCAACGAGGGTTTGCGTCACTTCAATAAGGCTCGTAAAGACAACGACTGGGGTCAGAATGCAGTGTACAACATGATTGAGATTTGCTTAAACCCGGATAATGAGACAATGGGCGGTGAGGTGTTTGAGAATCTGGATGGAGACATGGG GAACTCTACAGAGAAGCAGGAGTCAGAGCAGCTGGCAGTCCGAACAGCAGAGAAGCTGTTGAAGGAGTTAAAGCCTCAGACTTCTCAAGGCCACACACAGCTGCGTATCCTTGAGCATTACTGTTACCTGGCTACCAAGCAGAAAACCAACGTGGAGAAAGCACTCGGAGTGTTCATTGAGATCGCAAACACCGAG AAAGACCACGTCCCTGCATTATTGGCGATGGCTACGGCTTACATGATCCTCAAACAGACCCCTCGAGCTCGGAACCAGCTGAAACGCATTGCCAAGATGAACTGGAACATTGTTGATGCCGATGAGTTTGAGAAGAGTTGGTTGCTTTTGGCAGACATATACATTCAGTCCGGCAAATATGACATGGCAGTAGAGCTGTTAAAGCGCTGCCTGCGCCACAACAAG TCATGCTGCAAAGCTTATGAATACATGGGTTACATCATGGAGAAGGAGCAATCTTTCAGGGATGCAGCCATGAACTATGAACTGGCTTGGAAATATGGCAATCAGACCAATCCAACAATTG GGTACAAACTTGCTTTCAACTATTTGAAAGCAAAGCGACATGTTGATGCCATAGATGTTTGCCATAAA gtCTTGGATGCACACCCAAACTATCCAAGGATAAGAAAGGACATCTTGGACAAAGCCAGAGCTGCTTTGCGTTCttaa